The Prochlorococcus sp. MIT 1300 genome has a window encoding:
- a CDS encoding cytochrome c biogenesis protein ResB — protein MAFFKRLLSWISDLRVAIALLLVIALSSALGTAIPQGEPSANYIDIYQENPWLGIFDGQMILRLELDHVYTSNWFLALLAWLGIALMICSWRRQWPTLQAALRWIDYKEPRQISKLAIAETLPTTQNQVLLKKLTKLLKESGWDVQNHEGRLAARKGVIGRIGPPLVHIGLVLLMIGAVWGAFGGQRVERFLAPGRSLELMNKEGVSQLTLSLTDFNIERDPKGRPEQFRSKIELLETTKAKKSIKEVSVNHPLRFKGITVYQADWSLAAITLQIGRSPKLQLPLNKLPELGENVWGLVLPTRTDGSEPVVISLTNEAGPIQVFNPKGELLANLRPGGEPAEINGIPLKVIQILPASGLLLKRDPGVPIVYLAFAITLTGGALSMVATRQLWAICDQENSSLHVGGLCNRNLSGLAEELPILLSTINGN, from the coding sequence ATGGCATTTTTTAAACGCTTGCTCTCATGGATTTCAGACTTGAGAGTAGCCATTGCTCTCCTATTAGTAATTGCTCTATCTAGTGCCCTAGGAACAGCAATACCTCAAGGCGAGCCAAGCGCTAATTACATAGATATCTATCAAGAAAATCCCTGGCTAGGCATTTTTGATGGTCAAATGATCCTTCGTCTCGAACTGGATCATGTTTATACAAGTAATTGGTTTTTAGCACTGTTAGCCTGGCTTGGAATTGCATTAATGATTTGTAGTTGGAGACGTCAATGGCCAACCTTACAAGCTGCACTTCGTTGGATTGATTACAAAGAGCCTCGACAAATCAGCAAACTAGCAATTGCAGAAACTCTTCCAACCACACAAAACCAAGTTCTCTTAAAGAAACTAACCAAGCTTTTAAAGGAAAGCGGTTGGGATGTCCAAAATCACGAAGGGAGGCTTGCTGCCAGAAAAGGCGTGATTGGCCGCATAGGCCCCCCATTAGTTCATATTGGCCTAGTACTTTTAATGATAGGAGCTGTTTGGGGTGCTTTTGGAGGACAACGAGTCGAAAGATTTCTTGCTCCTGGTCGCTCATTAGAACTAATGAACAAGGAAGGAGTCAGTCAACTTACCCTCAGCCTTACTGACTTCAATATTGAAAGGGACCCAAAAGGTAGGCCTGAACAATTCAGGTCGAAGATAGAACTTTTGGAAACTACTAAAGCCAAGAAAAGTATCAAAGAAGTAAGCGTAAATCATCCTTTAAGGTTCAAAGGAATTACCGTTTATCAAGCCGACTGGTCTTTAGCCGCAATTACCTTACAAATAGGTCGCAGCCCAAAACTTCAACTTCCACTAAACAAACTGCCTGAGCTTGGCGAAAACGTTTGGGGGCTCGTACTGCCAACCCGTACTGATGGAAGCGAGCCTGTTGTTATCAGCCTGACAAATGAAGCAGGCCCTATACAAGTTTTCAATCCGAAAGGTGAACTTCTAGCCAACCTTCGCCCTGGAGGCGAACCCGCTGAAATCAATGGAATACCATTAAAAGTGATTCAAATCTTACCGGCTAGTGGTCTACTTCTAAAGAGAGATCCTGGCGTACCAATTGTTTATTTAGCATTTGCCATCACACTTACTGGTGGTGCTCTAAGCATGGTTGC
- a CDS encoding cytochrome c biogenesis CcdA family protein produces the protein MELAISDLARISEQLLTDGLSNPGPLTLLIVFLGGLLTSLGPCSLSLLPITVAYLAGFENQQNAFQRSLAFCSGIVGALVILGSLSGFIGRLYGQLPSYFPNLVAVLAVVMGLNLLGLIKIPLPIGPDPSSSVLKRIPPAIAPVAAGLTFGLASSPCTTPVLAVLLGWISQSENPILGMIMLACFGIGQVIPLLLAGTAAAVLPGLLALKPIGSWIPPISGALFLSIGLLSLLSRWI, from the coding sequence TTGGAACTCGCAATATCTGATCTAGCTCGCATAAGCGAGCAACTATTAACAGATGGCCTTAGCAATCCAGGTCCATTAACCCTCCTAATTGTTTTTTTGGGAGGTCTGTTAACAAGTTTGGGGCCTTGTTCTTTATCTCTTTTACCAATCACAGTCGCTTATTTGGCTGGGTTTGAGAATCAACAAAATGCATTCCAACGGAGCCTCGCCTTCTGCAGCGGAATAGTTGGTGCTTTAGTAATACTAGGAAGTCTCAGCGGTTTCATAGGAAGGCTGTATGGGCAATTACCTTCTTATTTCCCAAATTTAGTTGCTGTTTTAGCAGTAGTAATGGGACTAAATCTTCTTGGGCTAATAAAGATTCCATTACCTATAGGACCTGATCCCTCCTCGTCAGTCTTAAAGAGAATCCCTCCAGCCATAGCACCTGTCGCGGCAGGACTCACCTTCGGGCTCGCATCCTCCCCATGTACGACCCCAGTATTAGCGGTGCTACTCGGATGGATTAGCCAAAGTGAAAACCCAATTCTTGGAATGATAATGCTTGCTTGTTTTGGTATCGGGCAAGTAATTCCTTTGCTATTAGCAGGAACTGCAGCCGCCGTGTTGCCAGGTCTTCTAGCTTTAAAACCTATAGGAAGTTGGATACCACCAATAAGTGGCGCATTATTTTTATCAATAGGGTTATTAAGCCTGCTTTCTCGGTGGATTTGA
- a CDS encoding putative peptidoglycan glycosyltransferase FtsW: MWPAEGRLLISLIGFWSIAGLFILGSASWWVATREMGDGAYYIKRQLIWMTASWSLLLFAISTSIRRWLKLAGPGLILGCLLVAFTLIAGTTVNGASRWLIVGPLQIQPSELVKPFVILQAANLFAHWKRIGADQKFFWLGTFVCLLLLILKQPNLSTAALTGILIWLIGLAAGVRLMPLIGTVLGGGFIGTWSILSNEYQKLRVISFLDPWKDAQGNGYQLIQSLLAIGSGGWLGQGYGLSTQKLQYLPIQSTDFIYAVFAEEFGFVGSLMLLIFLFLIAFLGIRIAFRCRNNQSKLVAIGCSTMLVGQAIMHIAVASGAMPTTGLPLPIVSYGGNSLISSLLIAGLLVRCSLESTGLLGNRPIKRTRA; this comes from the coding sequence ATCTGGCCAGCTGAAGGACGTTTGCTAATTAGCCTCATCGGGTTTTGGAGCATCGCAGGACTCTTTATCCTCGGCTCTGCAAGTTGGTGGGTTGCAACAAGAGAAATGGGAGATGGGGCTTACTACATCAAAAGGCAATTGATATGGATGACCGCTAGCTGGAGCTTACTTTTGTTTGCGATCTCGACAAGTATCCGGCGTTGGCTAAAACTTGCGGGTCCTGGACTCATCTTGGGTTGCTTACTGGTTGCATTCACACTAATCGCAGGGACCACTGTTAATGGTGCTAGTAGATGGTTAATCGTAGGTCCTTTGCAAATTCAACCATCAGAGCTAGTCAAACCATTCGTTATCTTGCAAGCAGCAAACCTTTTTGCACACTGGAAGAGAATTGGTGCTGATCAAAAGTTTTTTTGGCTGGGCACTTTTGTATGCCTATTACTCTTAATACTTAAGCAACCCAACCTAAGTACTGCAGCTTTAACTGGAATCTTGATTTGGCTGATCGGCCTGGCTGCAGGGGTGCGATTAATGCCACTAATTGGAACAGTTCTAGGGGGTGGATTCATTGGAACCTGGAGCATACTTAGCAATGAGTATCAAAAGTTACGTGTCATCTCTTTTCTTGATCCCTGGAAAGATGCGCAAGGGAATGGTTATCAACTTATCCAAAGTCTTCTAGCAATTGGGTCAGGAGGATGGCTTGGTCAAGGATACGGCCTGTCTACCCAAAAGTTGCAATATCTTCCAATTCAAAGTACTGATTTTATTTACGCAGTGTTCGCCGAAGAGTTTGGTTTTGTAGGTTCATTAATGCTTTTAATATTTCTTTTTTTGATAGCATTCCTTGGTATTCGAATTGCCTTTCGGTGCAGGAACAACCAGTCAAAACTAGTAGCAATAGGTTGTAGCACTATGCTAGTAGGGCAAGCAATAATGCACATAGCTGTAGCATCTGGAGCAATGCCTACAACAGGATTGCCTTTGCCAATTGTAAGTTATGGTGGCAACTCACTTATTTCAAGCCTTCTAATTGCTGGCCTACTAGTTCGGTGTTCATTAGAGTCCACTGGACTATTAGGTAACAGACCAATCAAACGAACTCGCGCCTAA